A genomic window from Polyangiaceae bacterium includes:
- a CDS encoding fatty acid desaturase, with amino-acid sequence MVFFDKFRDPTANVCQLSGPGGAMGLRNLADIRSVLWVVIAAALVGLQIAKPELAPYLFWVSCYFALACGVMAHNHNHCPTFKNKQSSELFGIALSVFYGYPTFAWIPTHNLNHHKFVNKAGDATITWRYSKKHSFWVALIYPFVSGYYQSAPTKEFIDKAREKNPKLYRRILTQYFVWVGAHLSLLGISIAVNGFRVGLVTWVLCCFIPAVFALWTIMLFNYEQHVHTDPWSEHNHSRSFTSPTLNFLLFNNGYHAAHHEYPGVHWTKLKELHYEMAKDIDPQLMQTSVWWYWFKQYALAWAIPSLGSTQVGRAPYDPPEGASMDLTSGSVEAEEMGTNAAMVR; translated from the coding sequence TTGGTCTTTTTCGACAAGTTCCGTGACCCGACGGCAAATGTGTGTCAGCTCTCGGGCCCCGGAGGAGCCATGGGTCTGCGCAATCTCGCTGACATTCGTTCTGTGTTGTGGGTCGTCATCGCGGCGGCTTTGGTTGGGTTGCAGATCGCAAAGCCCGAGCTGGCGCCCTACTTGTTTTGGGTGAGCTGCTACTTCGCGCTCGCGTGCGGAGTGATGGCGCACAACCACAATCACTGCCCCACCTTCAAGAACAAGCAATCCAGTGAGTTGTTCGGCATCGCGCTGTCCGTGTTCTACGGCTACCCGACCTTCGCTTGGATCCCCACTCACAACTTGAATCACCACAAGTTCGTGAACAAGGCGGGCGACGCGACGATCACCTGGCGCTACTCAAAGAAGCACAGCTTTTGGGTCGCTCTGATCTACCCCTTCGTCTCCGGCTACTACCAGAGCGCGCCGACCAAGGAGTTCATCGACAAGGCGCGAGAGAAGAACCCGAAGCTCTATCGACGCATCCTGACGCAGTACTTCGTGTGGGTAGGAGCGCACCTGTCGCTGCTCGGCATCTCGATTGCCGTCAATGGCTTCCGCGTCGGTCTAGTGACGTGGGTGTTGTGCTGCTTCATTCCCGCCGTGTTCGCGCTGTGGACGATCATGCTGTTCAACTACGAGCAGCACGTACACACGGACCCCTGGAGCGAGCACAACCACTCCCGTAGCTTCACCAGCCCCACCCTGAACTTCCTGCTCTTCAACAACGGCTACCACGCGGCTCATCACGAGTACCCGGGTGTGCACTGGACGAAGTTGAAGGAGCTGCACTACGAGATGGCCAAGGACATCGATCCGCAGCTGATGCAGACCAGCGTGTGGTGGTACTGGTTCAAGCAGTACGCCCTGGCCTGGGCCATTCCCAGTCTCGGCAGCACGCAGGTGGGGCGCGCGCCCTACGACCCGCCCGAGGGCGCGAGCATGGACCTCACTTCCGGCTCCGTAGAAGCCGAGGAGATGGGGACCAACGCCGCCATGGTGCGCTGA
- a CDS encoding PGPGW domain-containing protein, whose translation MIAAAPAWLPEPVRALLEHAVSARVLAALSLLSVLTFVGSLLALPWLIARLPTDYFVEDGTPPSAVLRSERAISVARVVRPVLGTMLILAGVAMLVLPGQGVLTILVGLSLLDFPGKRRLQRRIVSRPRVLGALNAIRARAHKPPLVL comes from the coding sequence ATGATCGCCGCGGCCCCTGCCTGGCTGCCCGAGCCTGTCCGCGCGCTCTTGGAGCACGCGGTCTCTGCTCGGGTGCTCGCCGCGCTGAGTCTGCTTTCCGTGCTGACCTTCGTGGGCAGCTTGCTGGCCCTGCCGTGGCTGATCGCGCGGCTGCCTACGGACTACTTCGTCGAGGACGGCACTCCGCCTTCGGCGGTGCTTCGCAGCGAGCGCGCGATCAGCGTGGCGCGCGTCGTGCGTCCCGTGCTGGGTACGATGCTGATCCTAGCCGGCGTGGCGATGTTGGTGCTGCCGGGCCAGGGGGTGCTCACCATCTTGGTCGGGCTGTCGCTGCTCGACTTCCCTGGAAAACGCCGGCTTCAACGCCGCATCGTGTCACGCCCACGCGTGCTCGGCGCGCTCAACGCCATTCGCGCGCGGGCTCACAAGCCGCCTTTGGTGTTGTGA
- a CDS encoding class II glutamine amidotransferase codes for MCELFAMSARFPATVRLSFTELARHGGATGPHGDGWGVAFQEDTDVRLLREPTPASSSACATLLQHHEIQSDSVIAHIRLATQGGRALKNTQPFVRQLGGRMHTFAHNGRLDGIEQAMPLTGQRFRTVGDTDSEHAFCLLLEGLASLWQGGEVPPLAQRYDLVCAFAARVAELGPANFLYSDGDALFVHAHQRKQESGSFAPPGLHLLFRVCERDELPLSTDAVQVIRSQPEQEVALVASVPLSPEAWLPLREGSVLAFRGGKLAAGALAAHPG; via the coding sequence ATGTGTGAACTCTTCGCCATGTCCGCTCGCTTTCCCGCCACGGTTCGCCTGAGCTTCACGGAACTGGCTCGCCACGGGGGCGCCACGGGTCCCCACGGTGATGGTTGGGGAGTGGCCTTCCAAGAGGACACCGACGTGCGCCTGTTGCGGGAGCCGACCCCGGCCAGTTCCAGCGCTTGTGCGACGTTGCTGCAGCATCACGAGATCCAGAGCGACTCCGTGATTGCCCACATTCGCCTCGCGACTCAGGGCGGCCGCGCGTTGAAGAACACGCAGCCTTTCGTACGCCAGCTGGGAGGACGCATGCACACCTTTGCCCACAACGGGCGACTCGACGGCATCGAGCAAGCCATGCCCCTGACTGGGCAGCGCTTCAGAACCGTGGGTGACACGGACTCGGAGCACGCCTTTTGCCTGTTGCTCGAGGGTCTGGCGTCGCTGTGGCAGGGCGGGGAAGTTCCCCCTCTCGCGCAGCGCTACGATCTCGTCTGCGCCTTCGCCGCCCGCGTCGCGGAGCTTGGGCCGGCCAACTTCCTCTATTCGGACGGAGATGCGCTCTTCGTCCACGCCCACCAGCGCAAGCAGGAGAGCGGCTCCTTCGCACCACCCGGTCTGCATTTGCTTTTCCGGGTCTGCGAGCGCGACGAGCTGCCCCTCAGCACCGATGCGGTCCAGGTCATCCGCAGCCAGCCCGAACAAGAAGTCGCGCTGGTTGCCAGCGTACCCCTGTCTCCGGAGGCGTGGCTGCCCTTGCGCGAGGGCTCCGTACTCGCTTTTCGCGGCGGGAAATTGGCGGCCGGAGCGCTCGCGGCGCACCCGGGTTGA
- a CDS encoding PAS domain-containing protein, translating into MALAVVSEGQERFFDENDIIVSKTDVHGRITYANQVFLEVAAYREQEVLGAAHSLIRHRDMPRSVFHLLWETIASGREIFAYVVNRTKDDAFYWVFAHVTPSFDANGQIVGYHSNRRVPERKAIDTIRGVYAELLATEAKASGKPEAVQLGRERLAELLTQEKTSYDEFVFAI; encoded by the coding sequence GTGGCTCTAGCGGTTGTCAGTGAAGGACAGGAGCGGTTCTTCGACGAGAACGACATCATTGTCAGCAAGACGGACGTTCACGGTCGGATTACCTACGCCAACCAAGTGTTTCTCGAAGTGGCGGCCTACCGTGAGCAGGAAGTGCTCGGGGCCGCGCACAGCTTGATCCGGCATCGGGACATGCCGCGGTCGGTGTTTCACTTGCTGTGGGAAACGATCGCCAGCGGGCGGGAGATCTTCGCCTACGTCGTCAATCGCACGAAGGATGACGCCTTCTACTGGGTGTTCGCCCACGTCACGCCGAGCTTCGACGCCAACGGCCAGATCGTTGGTTACCACTCCAATCGACGCGTGCCCGAGCGCAAAGCCATCGACACCATCCGCGGCGTCTACGCCGAGCTACTCGCGACCGAAGCGAAAGCTTCGGGCAAACCCGAAGCCGTCCAGTTGGGGCGCGAACGTTTGGCTGAACTGTTGACTCAGGAGAAGACGAGCTATGACGAGTTCGTATTTGCCATCTGA
- a CDS encoding methyl-accepting chemotaxis protein, with protein sequence MTSSYLPSEAATPALRVVQNDESAELLRQIIDVCQSAAQGELEPRILGVAESPGQLAELARSVNHLLDMTDAFVREAGASLEAVAKDQFHRKVVARGMRGSFRRAAELINHANDRMKHRSAELAAVKERQLFMAAQFEERVMTVAESVAAASTELQASAGTLSSNAAESRRQAEETVSAAGNTTRNVQAMAKATDGLSASISEIARQAQHASEVSRSAVDDASRANAVVESLSVAAQQIGKVSKLISDVASQTNLLALNATIEAARAGEAGRGFSVVASEVKKLAAQTAGATGEIEQQVSEIRKASDRAIDSLRGIGDTIGQVNGAAEAIARAVHEQETATRGIAGNVDRAAADTQSMAGNVGVIAQAAEYTGDAAKELTDAAESLSRHSELLRKEVHVFLTEFRGSRTSAQA encoded by the coding sequence ATGACGAGTTCGTATTTGCCATCTGAAGCCGCGACTCCCGCCCTTCGCGTCGTGCAGAACGACGAATCCGCGGAGCTGCTGCGGCAGATCATCGACGTCTGCCAGAGTGCAGCCCAAGGTGAGCTCGAGCCCCGCATCCTCGGGGTAGCCGAGTCCCCAGGCCAGCTGGCCGAGCTTGCTCGTTCCGTCAACCACCTGCTCGACATGACGGATGCGTTCGTGCGCGAGGCCGGTGCATCGCTGGAGGCCGTTGCCAAGGACCAGTTCCATCGCAAGGTGGTGGCGCGCGGGATGCGTGGCAGCTTCCGGCGTGCAGCGGAGCTCATCAACCACGCCAACGATCGCATGAAGCACCGCAGTGCGGAGCTTGCCGCGGTGAAGGAGCGTCAGCTCTTCATGGCTGCGCAGTTCGAAGAGCGAGTCATGACCGTGGCCGAGTCCGTCGCCGCGGCTTCGACGGAGCTGCAGGCTTCGGCCGGCACTCTGTCGTCCAACGCTGCCGAGTCGCGACGCCAGGCCGAGGAGACGGTCAGCGCTGCCGGCAACACGACCCGCAACGTGCAGGCGATGGCCAAGGCGACGGATGGGCTGAGTGCCTCGATCAGCGAGATCGCTCGCCAGGCCCAGCATGCCAGCGAGGTCTCGAGATCCGCCGTGGACGACGCCAGTCGTGCCAACGCCGTGGTGGAGAGCTTGTCGGTGGCTGCCCAGCAGATCGGCAAGGTCTCGAAGCTCATCAGTGACGTGGCTAGTCAGACGAACCTCTTGGCGCTCAATGCAACCATCGAGGCTGCCCGAGCGGGCGAAGCGGGGCGCGGCTTTTCCGTCGTGGCCTCGGAGGTGAAGAAGTTGGCAGCGCAGACCGCGGGTGCGACCGGGGAAATCGAGCAACAAGTCTCGGAGATCCGCAAGGCCAGCGATCGCGCGATCGACTCGCTGCGCGGCATTGGGGACACCATCGGCCAAGTCAACGGCGCGGCAGAAGCAATCGCGCGAGCCGTGCACGAACAAGAAACTGCCACGCGCGGGATTGCCGGCAACGTGGACCGAGCGGCCGCGGATACCCAGAGCATGGCAGGCAATGTCGGCGTCATTGCCCAGGCGGCGGAGTACACCGGCGACGCCGCAAAAGAACTGACCGACGCGGCTGAGTCTCTCTCTCGCCATTCCGAGTTGCTACGCAAGGAAGTGCACGTGTTCTTGACGGAGTTCCGCGGCTCCCGCACGTCCGCCCAAGCCTGA